A genomic segment from Candidatus Baltobacteraceae bacterium encodes:
- a CDS encoding SpoIIE family protein phosphatase, translated as MRSLDISAERLNVVLDLLAAAGQALTASTDIVEKLTTIAELCVRAFADRCSIRVVIEALELDEFVVVAGNQASQPIGDKGRVSERLTAGRHHLGEISCETDSDQGFDEAIHQGVRLLALQLAAVVAGHAAMLREHRVADRFQRALLPEVLPKQPEFHFSAAYRPASEEADVGGDWYDAFPLPDGRTAISVGDVAGHGIDAAVIMGEVRQAMRMAAIGSESPSAVLDYVNSAIRLRESIGMVTAIFGTYDPVTSLLTYAASGHPPPILALPNSIPRRLPTGGLPLGCAPRVEAITWQFTVPQDARVVFYTDGLIENERDLIAGEELLLSAIAELSGTDREKTAEAVQERVFGGKSNRDDAAVLVLERTAPVREYVFSALPMVSPLARAIVTRELEPLQMSAERRFGVLVALGEAIANAIEHGYRGEPGGLIFLRIDMQHDHLVLTVEDFGRWRPYVPREERGRGIELMHAFTDGVQIRSSRESTTIVLRIKLDEAQAS; from the coding sequence GTGCGCTCGCTTGACATTTCGGCCGAGCGGCTTAACGTCGTTCTCGACCTGCTGGCTGCGGCCGGGCAGGCTTTAACCGCTTCCACGGATATCGTAGAAAAACTCACCACCATCGCCGAACTGTGCGTACGAGCGTTTGCAGACCGGTGCTCGATACGCGTGGTCATCGAGGCACTGGAGCTGGACGAATTCGTGGTAGTTGCGGGAAATCAGGCCAGTCAACCAATCGGTGACAAGGGTCGAGTCAGCGAGCGGCTTACCGCCGGGCGGCATCATCTGGGCGAAATCTCGTGTGAGACCGATTCGGATCAGGGGTTCGACGAGGCGATCCATCAAGGGGTCCGGCTGCTCGCGCTGCAGCTCGCGGCCGTCGTCGCCGGGCACGCAGCGATGCTGCGCGAACACCGCGTGGCCGACCGGTTCCAGCGCGCGCTGTTGCCCGAAGTCTTGCCGAAGCAACCTGAGTTTCATTTTTCGGCCGCGTACCGGCCGGCAAGCGAAGAAGCCGACGTGGGCGGGGACTGGTATGACGCGTTCCCGCTTCCCGACGGCCGCACGGCTATTTCGGTCGGCGACGTTGCCGGCCACGGAATCGACGCGGCCGTCATCATGGGTGAGGTGCGGCAGGCGATGCGAATGGCGGCGATCGGCAGCGAATCTCCTTCGGCCGTCCTCGACTACGTCAACAGCGCCATTCGGTTGCGCGAATCGATCGGCATGGTCACGGCGATCTTTGGAACGTACGATCCGGTCACCAGCCTGCTCACGTATGCTGCATCCGGTCATCCTCCGCCGATCCTCGCGCTGCCGAACTCGATACCGCGACGATTGCCGACCGGAGGTCTGCCATTGGGATGCGCTCCGCGGGTCGAGGCGATTACCTGGCAGTTCACGGTTCCGCAAGACGCGCGGGTCGTGTTTTATACCGACGGTCTGATCGAGAACGAGCGCGATCTCATCGCCGGCGAAGAGCTATTGCTCTCGGCGATTGCCGAGCTTAGCGGCACGGACCGCGAGAAGACGGCCGAGGCCGTTCAAGAGCGCGTCTTCGGCGGGAAATCGAACCGCGACGACGCCGCCGTGCTGGTACTCGAGCGCACCGCGCCGGTCCGCGAGTACGTTTTTTCGGCACTGCCGATGGTCTCGCCGCTGGCGCGCGCGATCGTCACGCGAGAGCTCGAACCGCTGCAGATGTCCGCGGAGCGGCGTTTCGGCGTGCTCGTCGCGCTCGGCGAGGCGATCGCCAATGCGATCGAGCACGGCTACCGAGGCGAACCCGGCGGATTGATTTTCTTACGAATCGATATGCAGCACGATCACCTCGTGCTGACCGTAGAAGACTTTGGCCGCTGGCGTCCTTACGTTCCGCGCGAAGAGCGGGGCCGCGGCATCGAGCTGATGCACGCCTTTACCGACGGCGTGCAGATTCGCTCGAGCCGCGAGTCCACGACGATCGTCCTGCGCATCAAGTTAGACGAAGCGCAGGCCAGTTAG